A window of the Syntrophothermus lipocalidus DSM 12680 genome harbors these coding sequences:
- the mreC gene encoding rod shape-determining protein MreC, which produces MLRSKAFWGFLVLLVLILGLMRATIGDRQDISLAEKLLRDAYAPLQVAVYKVRDYIGGIETAFGSKEMLAKRNLELSRKLGRLKYENQVLLEYLHENQRLRDMLEFKEKTADSYDLLAARVIARSPELWYRSLSIDRGEADGINKDMVVITPDGLVGRVIATSAHTAEVMLITDRESAVGALVQETRTQGLVEGLGERNQVKMIDIPYDAPLEEGQTVVTSGLGQVFPKGIRVGKVLKVAKESNGLLKYAIVKPAANLNSLEEVFVITKTKANQ; this is translated from the coding sequence GTGTTGAGGAGCAAGGCCTTTTGGGGTTTTCTGGTGCTCCTTGTTCTGATCTTAGGTCTGATGCGTGCTACGATCGGAGATAGACAAGATATATCGTTAGCCGAGAAGTTGCTGAGGGATGCTTATGCTCCGCTCCAAGTGGCGGTGTATAAGGTCAGGGACTATATCGGCGGCATAGAAACGGCTTTTGGCAGCAAAGAAATGCTGGCAAAAAGGAATTTGGAGCTCAGTCGGAAACTGGGCCGGCTAAAGTATGAGAACCAGGTGTTGCTTGAATACCTTCATGAGAACCAGCGGTTGCGGGATATGTTAGAGTTCAAGGAGAAAACAGCTGACAGTTATGACCTGTTGGCAGCTCGAGTCATAGCCCGCAGTCCTGAACTCTGGTACAGGAGCTTGAGCATTGATAGAGGTGAGGCGGACGGTATTAATAAGGATATGGTTGTTATAACCCCGGATGGGCTAGTAGGGCGGGTTATTGCTACTAGTGCTCATACTGCAGAAGTTATGTTGATCACCGACCGCGAGTCGGCAGTAGGGGCTTTGGTTCAGGAGACCCGTACGCAAGGCTTGGTCGAGGGCCTTGGTGAGCGCAACCAGGTGAAAATGATTGACATTCCTTACGACGCGCCGCTTGAAGAAGGACAGACAGTTGTTACCTCGGGCCTGGGCCAAGTTTTTCCTAAAGGAATCAGGGTGGGGAAGGTTTTGAAAGTCGCGAAAGAGTCCAATGGACTTCTGAAGTACGCGATAGTTAAGCCCGCCGCCAATCTCAACAGCCTGGAAGAGGTTTTTGTAATCACCAAAACCAAGGCGAATCAATGA
- the mreD gene encoding rod shape-determining protein MreD — MRYLVLVLLPVVSLFLETSFFVQYPIWKSGPDLILLFVAFYALLNGSRRGCLYGFVCGLFRDLYVGRVIGLNALSLALTAYLLGKWELKVFQDNYLVGLFCAVAATAVNSMCLSILLFISTGEFNAARTVGIQFVGQVIYNGILSIPFYIWYYKTSRQNWSKVSF; from the coding sequence TTGCGTTATTTGGTTTTAGTGTTGTTGCCGGTTGTGTCATTGTTTTTAGAAACCAGCTTTTTCGTACAGTATCCGATATGGAAGAGTGGACCGGACCTTATACTGCTTTTCGTGGCTTTCTACGCACTTTTGAATGGGTCACGCAGAGGATGTTTGTACGGGTTTGTGTGCGGGCTGTTTAGAGACTTGTATGTGGGACGGGTCATAGGACTCAATGCCCTGTCTTTAGCACTTACAGCTTACTTGCTTGGGAAATGGGAATTGAAGGTATTTCAGGACAATTATCTGGTGGGTTTGTTCTGCGCCGTGGCAGCCACGGCAGTGAATTCCATGTGTTTGTCTATCCTGCTTTTTATTAGCACGGGCGAGTTTAACGCGGCCAGAACAGTGGGGATACAGTTTGTGGGTCAGGTTATATACAACGGGATTTTGTCGATACCGTTTTATATTTGGTATTATAAAACGTCCAGGCAAAACTGGTCTAAGGTTTCCTTCTAG